A section of the Oncorhynchus tshawytscha isolate Ot180627B linkage group LG09, Otsh_v2.0, whole genome shotgun sequence genome encodes:
- the cnn1b gene encoding calponin-1, which yields MSKNFKGGPSFGLSAEVKSKLAQKYDPQKEEELRLWIQDVTGKKIADPFMENLKDGVILCELINTLQPGSVRKINTSPQNWHQLENIGNFVRAITVYGMKPYDLFEANDLFENTNYTQVQSTLITLAGIAQSKGFHSKHDMGVKYATAHQRRFAPDMLKEGRNVIGLQMGTNKLASQKGMTSYGTRRHLYDPRGGMENPLDQSTISLQMGTNKGANQSGMTAPGTRRHIYDKSLGLEECDTSTVSLQMGTNKMASQQGMTTYGLPRQVYDNKYCSNPDEFVNNGERAEFDGTMYYD from the exons TTGGCCCAGAAGTATGACCCCcagaaggaggaggagctgaGGCTGTGGATCCAGGACGTAACAGGCAAGAAGATCGCTGATCCTTTCATGGAGAACCTAAAGGATGGGGTCATCTTGTGCGA ACTTATCAACACACTTCAGCCAGGATCTGTGAGAAAGATTAACACTTCCCCTCAAAACTGGCATCAG CTGGAAAACATTGGCAATTTTGTCCGAGCCATCACAGTTTATGGTATGAAGCCATACGATTTGTTTGAGGCCAACGACCTGTTTGAGAATACCAACTACACCCAGGTCCAGAGCACGCTCATCACCCTGGCTGGAATT GCCCAGTCCAAAGGTTTCCACTCCAAGCATGACATGGGAGTGAAGTATGCAACAGCACACCAGCGCCGTTTCGCCCCAGACATGCTGAAGGAAGGGCGCAATGTCATCGGCCTGCAG ATGGGTACCAACAAACTTGCCAGCCAGAAGGGCATGACATCTTATGGCACGCGGCGTCACCTGTATGACCCGAGGGGGGGAATGGAGAACCCTCTGGACCAGTCCACCATCAGCCTCCAGATGGGCACCAATAAGGGTGCCAACCAG tctggcATGACGGCCCCTGGCACCAGGAGACACATCTATGACAAGAGTCTGGGCTTGGAGGAATGCGACACCTCCACCGTTTCACTGCAGATGGGCACCAACAAGATGGCGTCCCAGCAGGGCATGACCACATACGGCCTCCCTCGGCAGGTCTACGACAACAAGTACTGCTCCAACCCTGATGAATTCGTCAACAACGGAGAGAGGGCTGAGTTTGACGGTACTATGTACTATGACTAA